A window of the Pseudomonas furukawaii genome harbors these coding sequences:
- the mdcA gene encoding malonate decarboxylase subunit alpha — protein MTTTPTSPPQWSRRRAEKQRRLDRVRHLADGAVLPSERIVEALEALIAPGDRVVLEGNNQKQADFLSRALAKVDPGRLHDLHMIMPSVSRAEHLDLFERGIARRLDFSFAGPQSLRIGQLMEDGLLEVGAIHTYIELYSRLVVDLIPNVTLVAGFMADREGNLYTGPSTEDTPALVEPTAFSDGIVIAQVNQLVEDVRDLPRVDIPASWVDFVVVADKPFYIEPLFTRDPRHIKPVHVLMAMMAIRGIYEKHKVQSLNHGIGFNTAAIELILPTYGESLGLKGKICRNWTLNPHPTLIPAIETGWVESVHCFGTELGMEGYIAQRPDVFFTGRDGSLRSNRMLCQLAGQYAVDLFIGATLQVDGDGHSSTVTRGRLAGFGGAPNMGHDPRGRRHSTPAWLDMRAEPEALLARGKKLVVQMVETFQEGGKPTFVETLDAVDVARKTGMPLAPIMIYGDDVTHLLTEEGIAYLYKARSDEERRAMIAAVAGVTAIGLRHDPKDTERLRREGLIALPEDLGIRRTQATRELLAAKSIADLVEWSGGLYTPPARFRSW, from the coding sequence ATGACAACAACACCCACCTCCCCGCCGCAGTGGTCGCGCCGGCGTGCCGAAAAGCAGCGTCGCCTCGACCGCGTGCGCCACCTCGCCGATGGCGCGGTGCTGCCCAGCGAGCGCATCGTCGAGGCCCTCGAAGCCCTGATCGCCCCCGGCGACCGCGTGGTGCTCGAAGGCAACAACCAGAAGCAGGCGGACTTCCTCTCCCGCGCCCTGGCCAAGGTCGACCCCGGCCGCCTGCACGACCTGCACATGATCATGCCCAGCGTCAGCCGCGCCGAGCACCTGGACCTGTTCGAGCGCGGCATCGCCCGCAGGCTCGACTTCTCCTTCGCCGGCCCGCAGAGCCTGCGCATCGGCCAACTGATGGAAGACGGCCTGCTGGAGGTCGGCGCCATCCACACCTACATCGAGCTGTACTCGCGGCTGGTGGTGGACCTGATCCCCAACGTCACCCTGGTGGCCGGCTTCATGGCCGACCGCGAGGGCAACCTCTACACCGGTCCCAGCACCGAGGACACCCCGGCCCTGGTGGAGCCCACCGCGTTCTCCGACGGCATCGTCATCGCCCAGGTCAACCAGCTGGTGGAGGACGTGCGCGACCTGCCCCGGGTAGACATCCCCGCGTCCTGGGTGGACTTCGTGGTGGTGGCCGACAAGCCCTTCTACATCGAGCCGCTGTTCACCCGCGATCCGCGCCACATCAAGCCGGTGCACGTGCTGATGGCGATGATGGCGATCCGCGGCATCTACGAGAAACACAAGGTCCAGTCCCTCAACCACGGCATCGGCTTCAACACCGCCGCCATCGAACTGATCCTGCCCACCTACGGCGAATCCCTGGGACTGAAAGGCAAGATCTGCCGCAACTGGACCCTCAACCCGCACCCGACGCTGATCCCCGCCATCGAAACCGGCTGGGTGGAAAGCGTGCACTGCTTCGGCACCGAACTGGGTATGGAGGGCTACATCGCCCAGCGTCCGGATGTGTTCTTCACCGGCCGCGACGGCTCCCTGCGCTCCAACCGCATGCTCTGCCAACTGGCCGGGCAATACGCGGTGGACCTGTTCATCGGCGCCACCCTGCAGGTGGACGGCGACGGCCATTCCTCCACCGTCACCCGGGGCCGCCTGGCCGGTTTCGGCGGTGCGCCGAACATGGGCCATGACCCGCGCGGACGCCGCCACTCCACGCCCGCCTGGCTGGACATGCGTGCCGAGCCCGAGGCCCTGCTGGCCCGGGGCAAGAAACTGGTGGTGCAGATGGTGGAAACCTTCCAGGAAGGCGGCAAACCCACCTTCGTCGAGACCCTCGACGCGGTCGACGTGGCCCGGAAGACCGGCATGCCCCTGGCGCCGATCATGATCTACGGCGACGACGTCACCCACCTGCTCACCGAGGAAGGCATCGCCTACCTCTACAAGGCCCGCTCGGACGAAGAACGCCGCGCCATGATCGCCGCCGTCGCCGGCGTCACCGCCATCGGCCTGCGCCACGACCCGAAGGACACCGAGCGCCTGCGTCGCGAGGGCCTCATCGCATTGCCGGAAGACCTCGGCATCCGCCGTACACAAGCCACGCGGGAACTGCTGGCGGCGAAGAGCATCGCCGATCTGGTGGAGTGGTCCGGCGGCCTTTATACCCCCCCGGCCCGGTTCAGGAGTTGGTGA
- a CDS encoding triphosphoribosyl-dephospho-CoA synthase, with amino-acid sequence MSALTLRDADLPLADWLADLAVDALIDEADLTPKPGLVDRRGSGAHHDLHLGLMHASALSLWPCFRQMAEAAQQHGEVGLPLREALGRIGREGEAAMLAITGGVNTHRGAIWALGLLVAALALSPDSLDARAIALRAGRIALIDDPAAPKPDSHGADVCRRYGVRGAREEAQLGFPAALDHGLPQLRRSRAAGAGEQNARLDALLAIMAELSDTCVLWRAGPEGLQATRAGARAVLVAGGAASLAGRRQLRALEARLLELNVSPGGAADLLAACLFLDHAGSL; translated from the coding sequence ATGAGCGCACTCACGTTACGCGACGCCGACCTGCCCCTGGCCGACTGGCTGGCGGACCTGGCGGTGGACGCCCTGATCGACGAGGCCGACCTGACGCCCAAGCCGGGCCTGGTGGACCGCCGTGGCAGCGGCGCCCACCACGACCTGCACCTGGGCCTGATGCACGCCTCGGCGCTGTCCCTCTGGCCCTGTTTCCGGCAGATGGCCGAAGCGGCCCAGCAGCACGGCGAGGTCGGCCTGCCCCTGCGCGAAGCCCTCGGCCGCATCGGCCGCGAGGGTGAGGCGGCGATGCTGGCCATCACCGGCGGGGTCAACACCCACCGGGGCGCCATCTGGGCCCTCGGCCTGCTGGTGGCGGCGCTGGCGCTGAGCCCCGACAGCCTCGATGCCCGCGCCATCGCATTGCGCGCCGGACGTATCGCGCTGATCGACGACCCCGCCGCACCGAAACCCGACAGCCACGGCGCCGACGTCTGCCGCCGCTACGGCGTGCGTGGCGCGCGCGAGGAGGCTCAACTGGGCTTCCCCGCCGCCCTCGACCACGGCCTGCCCCAGCTGCGCCGCAGCCGCGCCGCCGGGGCCGGCGAGCAGAACGCCCGACTCGACGCGCTGCTGGCGATCATGGCCGAGCTCTCCGACACCTGCGTGCTCTGGCGCGCCGGCCCGGAAGGACTGCAGGCCACCCGCGCCGGCGCCCGCGCGGTGCTCGTCGCCGGCGGTGCCGCCAGCCTCGCCGGGCGTCGCCAGCTGCGTGCCCTGGAGGCGCGCCTGCTGGAGCTCAACGTATCCCCGGGCGGAGCCGCCGACCTCTTGGCCGCCTGCCTGTTCCTCGATCACGCCGGGAGCCTGTGA
- a CDS encoding malonate decarboxylase subunit delta: METLTFEFPAGQPARGRALVGCVGSGDLEVLLEPGRAGTLAIQVVTSVNGSGPRWEQLFQRLFAGQALPALNIDIHDFGATPGVVRLRLEQALEEVAHD, encoded by the coding sequence ATGGAAACCCTGACCTTCGAATTCCCCGCCGGGCAGCCGGCCCGAGGGCGCGCCCTGGTGGGCTGCGTCGGCTCCGGCGACCTGGAAGTGCTGCTGGAACCCGGCCGTGCCGGCACCCTGGCGATCCAGGTGGTGACCTCGGTGAACGGCAGCGGCCCGCGCTGGGAGCAGCTGTTCCAGCGTCTTTTCGCCGGCCAGGCGCTGCCGGCCCTGAACATCGACATCCACGACTTCGGCGCCACGCCGGGGGTGGTGCGCCTGCGCCTGGAGCAGGCCCTGGAGGAGGTGGCCCATGACTGA
- a CDS encoding biotin-independent malonate decarboxylase subunit beta encodes MTDTARLLAARSFVELGARQRARALLDAGSFRELLGPFDRVMSPWLVQQGIVPQADDGVVVAKGSLDGRPLVVAAIEGAFQGGSLGEVGGAKIAGALELAVEDNRQGIPTAAVLLLETGGVRLQEANLGLAAIAEIQAAIVALRQHQPVVGLIAGAVGCFGGMSIAAGLCSHLLVTREARLGLNGPQVIEQEAGLDEYDARDRPFIWSLTGGEQRHASGLADAYLADDVAAIREALAGLLAAGEPAAPRCRRPDEFLARLARLGDDCEQLDAARVRALYQGDPQ; translated from the coding sequence ATGACTGACACCGCCCGCCTGCTGGCGGCCCGCAGCTTCGTCGAACTGGGCGCCCGCCAGCGTGCCCGCGCGCTGCTGGATGCCGGCAGCTTCCGCGAACTGCTCGGCCCCTTCGACCGCGTCATGTCCCCCTGGCTGGTGCAGCAGGGCATCGTGCCCCAGGCCGACGACGGCGTGGTGGTGGCCAAGGGCAGCCTCGACGGCCGGCCCCTGGTGGTCGCCGCCATCGAAGGCGCCTTCCAGGGCGGCAGCCTGGGCGAAGTGGGCGGGGCGAAGATCGCCGGCGCCCTGGAGCTGGCCGTGGAAGACAACCGCCAGGGCATCCCCACCGCCGCCGTGTTGCTGCTGGAGACCGGTGGTGTGCGCCTGCAGGAGGCCAACCTGGGCCTGGCCGCCATCGCCGAGATCCAGGCCGCCATCGTCGCCTTGCGCCAGCACCAGCCGGTGGTGGGGCTGATCGCCGGGGCGGTGGGCTGCTTCGGTGGCATGTCCATCGCTGCCGGCCTGTGCAGCCACCTGCTGGTGACCCGCGAAGCGCGCCTGGGCCTCAACGGCCCTCAGGTGATCGAGCAGGAAGCCGGCCTCGACGAGTACGACGCCCGCGACCGCCCCTTCATCTGGAGCCTTACCGGGGGCGAGCAGCGCCACGCCAGCGGCCTGGCCGACGCCTACCTGGCCGATGACGTGGCGGCCATCCGCGAGGCCCTGGCCGGCCTGCTGGCCGCCGGCGAACCGGCCGCTCCGCGTTGCCGTCGCCCCGACGAATTCCTCGCCCGCCTGGCGCGGCTGGGGGACGACTGCGAACAACTGGACGCCGCCCGCGTGCGCGCCCTCTACCAGGGAGACCCGCAATGA
- the mdcE gene encoding biotin-independent malonate decarboxylase subunit gamma, translated as MSRGLNWLHGLAGGNEVAGFPASVKVIDGELGNRAARFIAVVPDARNPFPRAHNGEVGLLEGWGLAKAVGEAIEADAGRADKRVLVAVVDVPSQAYGRREEALGIHQALAGAVDAYARARLAGHPVIGLLVGKAMSGAFLAHGYQAQRLIALDDAGVMVHAMGKAAAARITLRSVDELEALAAMVPPMAYDLGNYASLGLLWERLAVDNPDCPGPVDLDRVRDSLVRAVADIGASTDLTNRLGAENRAASSKVREMLRAQW; from the coding sequence ATGAGCCGAGGACTGAACTGGCTGCACGGCCTGGCCGGCGGCAACGAGGTGGCGGGTTTCCCCGCCTCTGTGAAGGTGATCGATGGCGAGCTGGGCAATCGTGCCGCGCGCTTCATCGCCGTGGTGCCGGATGCCCGGAATCCCTTCCCCCGTGCCCACAATGGCGAGGTGGGGCTGCTGGAGGGCTGGGGCCTGGCCAAGGCGGTGGGCGAGGCCATCGAGGCCGACGCCGGGCGCGCCGACAAGCGCGTGCTGGTGGCGGTGGTGGATGTGCCCAGCCAGGCCTACGGTCGCCGCGAGGAGGCCCTGGGGATCCACCAGGCCCTGGCCGGCGCCGTGGACGCCTACGCCCGTGCCCGCCTGGCCGGCCACCCGGTGATCGGGCTGCTGGTGGGCAAGGCCATGTCCGGCGCCTTCCTCGCCCACGGCTACCAGGCCCAGCGGCTGATCGCCCTGGATGACGCCGGGGTGATGGTCCACGCCATGGGCAAGGCCGCCGCCGCGCGCATCACCCTGCGCAGCGTCGACGAACTGGAGGCCCTGGCCGCCATGGTGCCGCCCATGGCCTATGACCTCGGCAACTACGCCTCCCTCGGCCTGCTGTGGGAGCGCCTGGCTGTGGATAACCCTGACTGCCCCGGTCCCGTCGACCTCGACCGGGTACGGGACAGCCTGGTGCGGGCGGTAGCGGACATCGGTGCGAGCACCGACCTGACGAACCGTCTCGGCGCGGAGAACCGCGCCGCATCGTCGAAGGTGCGGGAGATGCTGCGGGCGCAGTGGTAG
- a CDS encoding malonate decarboxylase holo-ACP synthase yields the protein MDTIHPHDLLWGLAPDQLPAEAPAWARQVLAAGQPVVVRRALCAPGRVAVGVRGATRGERFAACMPVDAIQRRIAPEHLRLRAPAELAALRALDQVTPLLDAIGLAWGPTGGVGYQLATGLAVLHGASDLDLLLRIAEPIDRARARALLAQLDSASCRIDLQLETPCGAVALREWAGDSRRVLLKCDAGARLVDNPWQPLELAA from the coding sequence ATGGACACTATCCATCCTCACGACCTGCTCTGGGGCCTGGCCCCGGACCAGCTGCCCGCCGAGGCTCCCGCCTGGGCGCGGCAGGTGCTGGCCGCCGGGCAGCCGGTGGTGGTGCGCCGCGCCCTCTGCGCGCCAGGCCGGGTGGCCGTCGGTGTGCGGGGCGCCACCCGTGGCGAGCGCTTCGCCGCCTGCATGCCGGTCGACGCCATCCAGCGGCGGATCGCCCCGGAGCACTTGCGCCTGCGCGCCCCGGCCGAGCTGGCGGCATTACGGGCACTGGACCAGGTGACGCCGCTGCTGGACGCGATCGGCTTGGCCTGGGGACCCACCGGCGGCGTGGGCTACCAGCTCGCCACCGGCCTGGCCGTGCTGCACGGGGCCAGCGACCTGGACCTGTTGCTGCGCATCGCCGAACCCATCGATCGCGCCCGGGCCCGTGCCTTGCTGGCGCAACTCGACAGCGCGTCCTGCCGTATCGACCTGCAGCTGGAAACCCCTTGTGGCGCCGTGGCGCTGCGCGAGTGGGCCGGTGATTCCCGCCGAGTGCTGCTCAAGTGCGATGCGGGCGCGCGGCTTGTGGATAACCCCTGGCAGCCCCTGGAGCTTGCGGCGTGA
- the mdcH gene encoding malonate decarboxylase subunit epsilon, producing MSSLFAFPGQGAQQPGMLQALPSEPEVRACLEEAGRVLGEDLGALDSAEALQSTRAVQLCLLIAGVACARLLLARSPAPDYVAGLSIGAYPAAVVAGALDFADALRLVALRGELMQQAYPQGYGMTALQGLDLATVEGLLAEAEGPVFIGNLNADNQIVIAGSDAAMAAVAERARALGAGLVRRLAMSVPSHCPLLEAPARELAAAFAGVEVRRPAIRYLSGTSARPIHDPARLRDDLAYNMCRVVDWHGTQRTAYERGVRLFIELPPGAVLSGLARRVFDKGTVIAFQGARLDTLDALLRQEVEYNR from the coding sequence GTGAGCAGCCTGTTCGCCTTTCCCGGCCAGGGCGCCCAGCAGCCCGGCATGCTCCAGGCCTTGCCCAGCGAGCCTGAGGTGCGTGCCTGCCTGGAGGAGGCCGGCCGTGTGCTGGGCGAAGACCTGGGCGCCCTGGACAGCGCCGAGGCGCTGCAATCCACCCGTGCCGTGCAGCTCTGCCTGCTGATCGCCGGGGTCGCCTGTGCCCGCCTGCTGCTGGCGCGCAGCCCGGCGCCGGACTACGTGGCCGGACTGTCCATCGGTGCCTACCCGGCGGCGGTGGTGGCCGGTGCCCTGGACTTCGCCGACGCCCTGCGCCTGGTGGCCCTGCGTGGCGAACTGATGCAGCAGGCTTATCCACAGGGTTACGGCATGACTGCGCTGCAGGGGCTGGACCTGGCCACGGTGGAAGGGCTGCTGGCCGAGGCCGAGGGGCCGGTGTTCATCGGCAACCTCAATGCCGACAACCAGATCGTCATCGCCGGCAGCGATGCCGCCATGGCCGCCGTCGCCGAGCGTGCCCGCGCCCTGGGAGCGGGGCTGGTCCGGCGGCTGGCGATGAGCGTGCCGTCCCACTGCCCGCTGCTGGAGGCGCCGGCCCGTGAGCTGGCGGCGGCCTTCGCCGGGGTGGAGGTGCGCCGCCCGGCGATCCGCTACCTCAGCGGGACCAGCGCACGGCCGATCCACGACCCCGCGCGCCTGCGGGACGACCTCGCCTACAACATGTGCCGTGTCGTCGACTGGCACGGCACCCAGCGCACCGCCTACGAGCGCGGCGTGCGCCTGTTCATCGAACTGCCCCCCGGCGCCGTGCTCAGTGGCCTGGCGCGACGGGTGTTCGACAAAGGTACGGTGATCGCCTTCCAGGGCGCCCGTCTGGATACGCTGGACGCCCTGTTGCGTCAGGAGGTGGAGTACAACCGATAA
- the madL gene encoding malonate transporter subunit MadL, translating into MIIYGVAFLALCTLVGLFIGELLGKLLGVPANVGGVGIAMLLLIFIGSYLQKRGLMDARSEQGVEFWSAIYIPIVVAMAAQQNVLGALSGGPMAILAGVAAVVLSFAMVPAIDRFGQKKPGAAAAESLTSAQR; encoded by the coding sequence ATGATCATCTACGGTGTGGCCTTCCTGGCCCTGTGTACCCTTGTCGGCCTGTTCATCGGCGAGCTCCTGGGCAAGCTCCTGGGCGTTCCCGCCAACGTCGGCGGTGTCGGCATCGCCATGCTGCTGCTCATCTTCATCGGCAGCTACCTGCAGAAGCGCGGCCTGATGGACGCCAGGAGCGAGCAGGGCGTGGAGTTCTGGAGCGCCATCTACATCCCCATCGTGGTCGCCATGGCCGCCCAGCAGAATGTGCTCGGCGCGCTGTCCGGCGGCCCCATGGCCATCCTCGCCGGCGTCGCCGCCGTCGTGCTGAGTTTCGCCATGGTCCCTGCCATCGATCGCTTCGGGCAAAAGAAGCCCGGGGCGGCCGCCGCTGAATCCCTGACCTCCGCCCAACGGTGA
- the madM gene encoding malonate transporter subunit MadM — protein sequence MYESMMKVIGGYGLISGFAVIGVTMWLSYWLSARLTRGRLHGSAIAIFLGLVLSYVGGVMTGGQKGLVDIPLLSGIGLLGGAMLRDFAIVATAFGVNVEELKRAGVSGVVALFFGILTSFVAGVGVAMAFGYTDAVSLTTIGAGAVTYIVGPVTGAAIGASSEVMALSIAAGLVKAILVMVATPFVAPFIGLNNPRTAVIFGGLMGTSSGVAGGLAATDPKLVPYGCLTAAFYTALGCLLGPSLLFFVMRGVAG from the coding sequence ATGTACGAATCCATGATGAAAGTGATCGGCGGCTACGGCCTGATCAGCGGCTTCGCCGTCATCGGCGTGACCATGTGGCTGTCCTACTGGCTTTCCGCCAGGCTCACCCGCGGCCGCCTGCACGGCTCGGCCATCGCGATCTTCCTCGGCCTTGTGCTCTCCTACGTCGGCGGCGTGATGACCGGTGGCCAGAAGGGGCTGGTGGATATCCCGCTGCTGTCCGGAATCGGGCTCCTGGGCGGGGCCATGCTGCGGGACTTCGCCATCGTCGCCACGGCCTTCGGGGTCAACGTCGAGGAACTGAAACGCGCCGGGGTGTCCGGGGTGGTGGCGCTGTTCTTCGGCATCCTCACCTCCTTCGTCGCCGGCGTCGGCGTGGCCATGGCCTTCGGCTACACCGATGCCGTGAGCCTGACCACCATCGGCGCGGGGGCGGTGACCTACATCGTCGGGCCTGTGACCGGGGCGGCCATCGGCGCCAGCTCCGAGGTGATGGCGCTGTCCATCGCCGCCGGCCTGGTGAAGGCCATCCTGGTGATGGTGGCGACCCCCTTCGTGGCGCCTTTCATCGGCCTGAACAACCCGCGCACGGCAGTGATCTTCGGCGGCCTGATGGGCACCTCCAGCGGCGTGGCCGGAGGCCTGGCGGCCACCGACCCGAAGCTGGTCCCCTACGGCTGCCTGACCGCCGCCTTCTACACCGCACTGGGCTGCCTGCTGGGCCCGTCGCTGCTGTTCTTCGTGATGCGCGGCGTGGCCGGCTGA
- a CDS encoding LysR family transcriptional regulator, protein MQIDDELTLKKLQTFLVFMRAGNLSRAAAELNTSNVSVHRAIHSLESALRCPLFRHEGRNLTPLESAYVLEEKAQKLVQDVMDMVRLTREAAGFSAERFKLGALYSLTVKTVPQLVMGLKLRRSELNIDLTLGSNVDLLYRLKNLELDAILVSLDESVSDPDCEQLPLFSDDIFLAVPTDSPFSEKTEVDLADLAESTFITLTQGFATHRDGARVFQQAGFEPKVAMQVNDIFTLLSMVSSGVGYALLPGRIAAVYENRVKLIPLQARYRLQQHIGVVFLKARERDPNLLALLAECRMYSLRQEQR, encoded by the coding sequence ATGCAGATCGACGACGAGCTGACCCTGAAGAAACTGCAGACCTTCCTGGTCTTCATGCGTGCGGGCAACCTCTCCCGCGCCGCCGCGGAGCTGAACACCAGCAACGTCAGCGTGCACCGTGCCATCCACTCGCTCGAAAGCGCCCTGCGCTGCCCGCTGTTCAGGCACGAGGGGCGCAACCTGACGCCGCTGGAGAGCGCCTACGTGCTGGAGGAGAAAGCCCAGAAGCTGGTGCAGGACGTGATGGACATGGTGCGCCTGACCCGCGAGGCAGCCGGCTTCTCGGCCGAGCGATTCAAGCTGGGGGCGCTCTACTCGCTGACCGTGAAGACGGTGCCGCAGCTGGTGATGGGCCTAAAGCTCAGGCGTAGCGAGCTGAACATCGACCTGACCCTGGGCTCCAACGTCGACCTGCTCTACCGCCTGAAGAACCTGGAGCTGGACGCCATCCTGGTGTCCCTGGACGAAAGCGTCAGCGACCCCGATTGCGAGCAGCTGCCGCTGTTCTCCGACGACATCTTCCTCGCCGTGCCCACCGATTCGCCCTTCTCCGAGAAGACCGAGGTGGACCTGGCGGACCTGGCCGAGTCCACCTTCATCACCCTCACCCAGGGCTTCGCCACCCACCGCGACGGTGCGCGGGTGTTCCAGCAGGCGGGCTTCGAGCCGAAGGTGGCGATGCAGGTGAACGACATCTTCACCCTGCTCAGCATGGTCAGCTCAGGGGTGGGCTACGCCCTGCTGCCAGGGCGCATCGCGGCGGTGTACGAGAACCGGGTGAAGCTGATCCCGCTGCAGGCGCGCTACCGCCTGCAGCAGCACATCGGCGTGGTCTTCCTCAAGGCCCGGGAGCGCGATCCCAACCTCCTCGCACTCCTGGCCGAGTGCCGCATGTACAGCCTGCGGCAGGAACAGCGCTAG
- a CDS encoding RBBP9/YdeN family alpha/beta hydrolase, which yields MRSQAIRYLILPGWQGSPADHWQSHWERVLPNARRVEQADWDQPDRAAWVTALEHAIDAERTPVILIAHSLGCVTVAHWAGQADSDVLRRVRGALLVAPADVERAGCPEPLTGFAPIPRAMLPFPSLLVGSDNDHAASPQRALAMASDWGSEAVILAGAGHINLKSGHRTWESGFVHLYRLQGLVEESARRLA from the coding sequence ATGCGCAGCCAGGCCATTCGCTATCTCATCCTGCCGGGCTGGCAGGGCTCCCCCGCCGATCATTGGCAGAGCCATTGGGAGCGTGTCCTGCCCAATGCCCGCCGGGTCGAGCAGGCGGACTGGGACCAGCCCGACCGCGCGGCCTGGGTGACCGCGCTGGAGCATGCCATCGACGCCGAACGCACGCCGGTGATCCTCATCGCTCACAGCCTGGGTTGCGTCACTGTCGCCCACTGGGCCGGGCAGGCCGACTCCGACGTGCTGCGCCGGGTGCGCGGTGCCCTGCTGGTGGCGCCGGCGGATGTGGAGCGCGCGGGGTGCCCGGAACCGCTCACGGGGTTCGCTCCCATCCCCCGGGCGATGCTGCCGTTCCCCAGCCTGCTGGTGGGCTCGGACAACGACCACGCCGCGAGCCCGCAACGGGCCCTGGCCATGGCCAGCGACTGGGGCTCGGAGGCCGTCATCCTCGCCGGTGCCGGCCATATCAACCTGAAGTCCGGCCACCGGACCTGGGAGTCGGGATTCGTCCATCTGTACCGCCTGCAGGGGCTCGTGGAGGAGTCCGCCCGCAGGCTTGCCTGA
- a CDS encoding nuclear transport factor 2 family protein, producing MNAENAAHNAIRQLVRDYVEGMVRADESLLRLAFHPNARIIGRFQALPEWLTLDDFVDAIRDRGPVLAPEQSPFWQIVSQDVTDETAMVKVLDDYAGLRFTDYLSLMVLDGRWRIVNKLFHCHS from the coding sequence ATGAACGCAGAAAATGCCGCACACAACGCCATCCGACAGCTTGTCCGGGACTATGTCGAAGGCATGGTCAGGGCCGACGAATCCCTGCTGCGCCTGGCCTTCCACCCCAACGCCCGAATCATCGGCCGCTTCCAGGCCCTGCCCGAGTGGCTGACCCTGGACGATTTCGTCGATGCCATCCGCGATCGCGGGCCGGTCCTGGCCCCGGAGCAATCACCCTTCTGGCAGATCGTCAGCCAGGACGTCACCGACGAGACCGCCATGGTCAAGGTGCTGGACGACTACGCCGGCCTGCGCTTCACCGACTACCTGTCGCTGATGGTGCTGGACGGTCGCTGGCGCATCGTCAACAAGCTCTTCCATTGCCACAGCTGA
- a CDS encoding MFS transporter, translating to MNPSTLLSLPLLALALGGFVVGSSEFIIMGLLPEVAQDLSVSLSDAGLLVSAYAMGVVIGAPLLGPLLGRLPRRRALLWLMGAYALGNLGCALAPSYEWLMAMRMFTAFSHAGFFGCATLLAAELAPPHRRASAMALVLSGLTIANVLGVPAGAWLGQATSWRVTFMVVAGLGFLTLLAQALWLPATPRPTPNAAGAWDGILRRPVLHALFVCSLSSVALFGVFTYISPLLREISGFSPEQANLALLLFGIGLTLGNLLGGRLADRGFRYALPLAFGVSGLCLLGLFLFAQLPVLALGCLFLWGVASFAISSPLQLLLVEQAGESASLAATLSHAAFNLGNASGAFIGGLWLSMGMGLSNLPLMGVGVLALTLLVCLPLPRLRATRERLRESGQIH from the coding sequence ATGAATCCCTCCACTCTCCTCTCCCTGCCCCTGCTGGCGCTGGCCCTGGGCGGCTTCGTCGTCGGCAGCAGCGAATTCATCATCATGGGCCTGCTCCCCGAAGTGGCCCAGGACCTCTCTGTCAGCCTGTCCGACGCCGGCCTGCTGGTCAGCGCCTACGCCATGGGCGTGGTGATCGGCGCGCCCCTGCTGGGTCCCCTGCTCGGCCGCCTGCCCCGCCGCCGGGCCCTGCTCTGGCTGATGGGCGCCTACGCCCTGGGCAACCTCGGCTGCGCCCTGGCGCCCAGCTACGAGTGGTTGATGGCGATGCGCATGTTCACCGCCTTCAGTCATGCGGGGTTCTTCGGCTGCGCGACCCTGCTGGCCGCCGAGCTGGCGCCGCCCCATCGCCGCGCCTCGGCCATGGCCCTGGTACTCAGCGGCCTGACCATCGCCAATGTGCTCGGGGTGCCGGCCGGGGCCTGGCTCGGCCAGGCCACCAGCTGGCGGGTGACCTTCATGGTGGTGGCCGGCCTTGGCTTCCTCACCCTGCTGGCACAGGCCCTCTGGCTGCCGGCCACGCCCAGGCCGACACCCAATGCCGCCGGCGCCTGGGATGGCATCCTGCGGCGACCGGTGCTCCATGCGCTGTTCGTCTGCAGCCTGTCGTCGGTGGCACTGTTCGGCGTGTTCACCTACATCAGCCCGCTGCTGCGGGAGATCTCCGGCTTCAGCCCGGAACAGGCCAACCTTGCCCTGCTGCTGTTCGGCATCGGCCTCACCCTCGGCAACCTGCTGGGCGGCCGCCTGGCGGACAGGGGGTTCCGCTACGCCCTGCCCCTGGCCTTCGGCGTGAGCGGCCTGTGCCTGCTGGGCCTGTTCCTGTTCGCCCAGTTGCCGGTACTGGCGCTCGGCTGCCTGTTCCTCTGGGGCGTGGCCAGCTTCGCTATCTCCTCGCCGCTGCAACTGCTGCTGGTGGAGCAGGCGGGCGAGTCGGCCAGCCTCGCCGCGACCCTCAGTCACGCGGCCTTCAACCTGGGCAACGCCAGCGGCGCCTTTATCGGTGGCCTCTGGCTCAGCATGGGAATGGGGCTTTCCAACCTTCCGTTGATGGGTGTCGGGGTCCTGGCGCTGACGCTCCTCGTCTGCCTGCCCCTGCCGCGCCTGAGGGCGACGCGAGAGCGGCTCAGGGAAAGCGGGCAGATCCACTGA